ATCGTCGGCAAAGTCGCGACATGCTCGAGCTGGGTGAGCATGATGCGTATTTCCGAGGGGGATAGCGATCGATCCTTCGGCACGAAGGTTGCGATCGAGGATGGGCCAACCTCGTCGGCTGGGTTGGAAACCTTCTCGCCGTGCAAGATCGCGAAGGCAAAGATCAGCTTCACGATGTCCCGGACATGGACCGCCGTCGCCGGTGCGCCTCTCGCCTTCACCTTCTCGCACATCGCTCGCAGGTCCTCAGGCAGAATCTCGTGCAGGAGCCGGTTCCGGAATGTCGGCAGAATATCGCGCTCGAAGATGGTGCGGCGCATGGCGCGGGTGCTATCGGCCATTCGCGCGTCTTGCAGCCAGCGCTCGCCAAATTCGCCGAAACTCTTGGCTTCCTTGATCCGGCGCTTCTCGCGTCGCTTTTCGAACGCAGGCGAGACGCCGTCCTGAATCATCAGTTTGGCCTCGATCAGCTTCTCGCGGGCGCGCGCAAGCGAAACGCCCGTTGGGCCGTACCTGCCAATAATCACCGTTTCCCGGCGCCCGTTCAAACGGTAGTCGAAGCGGAAGGTCAACGCGCCGGTCGGTGAGACCAACACGTACATCCCGTCACGGTCCGTCACTTTGTACATTTTATCGCGTGGTCTCAAAGCCTTAATGGCAGCGTCCGTGAGCATTCTTCCCTCCGAAACAGGATCGAAAGCGGAGAAAGCCACTGAAAAGTACGTCAGCCGTTTTTGGCCCATCATTTGGAAATTTTTATCTGAATTCCCAATGTGTTATGGCCAAAAAAAGTCCGTCAGCGGCTCTCATGCCCCTGACGGTACTTTCAAAAGATCAATTGAGCAAGTTTGTGAGGACCGCCAAAAAGTCCGTCACCTGTGACGCTTACCCGGCGATAGACGCCGAAACATGTAGAAGAGTTTTTCGTTTTATATCATATACTTAACGGAAATCATGGCGTAGCATTGGATACCCTCGGATGGGCCTGAATCATTCCCGCTACGTCATATTTAAGCTCTGTCATGATCCTCTTGCTGGGTTGCGATGTCGGGAAGGGTGCGGGGCCGGAGTATAGGGAAATGGCCCCGGATGTCCAAAATCGCCCGCCCCCCCCCGCGCGGAATCAGATCCAGCGGCGCGTCTTCGCCCGGTACTCCGCATAAGCGGGGCCGAATGTCTCCGCCATCGTCCTCTCCTCGAAGCGGATGTACCAACGATCGGCGATCAGCACATAGAGAAGCGTGATGACGAGGCCGGAGACGCAGTTCATGGCTATCGCCGCGCCGGCAAGCGCGCCGGCGAAACCGAGATACATCGGATTGCGCGTCCAGCGGAACAGCCCGCTTGTCACGAGCGTATCGGGCTTCCGGAATGTGTGGATGTTGGTGCGGTGACGGCGAAATTGCGCCGCGCCGATAAAGGCAAGCGCGAGAAAGACGGCGGCAAAGGCGAGACCCGCAAGGAGTTGCGTGTCGCCTGCCCAGCGCGGCTCGGGCTGCGCCACATGAAGTGCGATCATGGAGACAAGGGCGATCAGGAAGAGATGAGGCGGCAAAAGTTTTTGCATGGTGAATTTCTCCGTTGCGGCGGGATGCCGATAAACAGACAAGCCGGGCAAATTCAGCGCTCGCCCGTGCGCTTCTCGTGAACCTCGATGACGTCAAGCAGTCCGTCCAGCGCCTCCGAAAAGAGGTCGAGCCTTTCCGTGAACGCCGTACCGAGCGCCGCTTTGAAGGATACGGCCATCTGCCGGTGAAATTTTTCGTGCTGGATATGGCCGCGTTTGCCGAGCGGTGTCAGGAGAAGCGACACCTCGCGTCCGCTCTTCGGATTGGCGCGCTTCTCGATCAGGCCTTTGCCGGCCAGGCGCGCCACCATTTGCGAGGCGGCGCCTTTTGTGACACCCAGCGCTGCGGCAAGCCCTGTCATGTTGATCTCCCCCGCCAGCCCCACCGCCTGCACCGTGTGTATCTCTGCGCGGCTAAGCGCCGCGCCGGTGCCGAACTCGCGCGGCCTTGCGTCAAACTCATGCGCGCGCACCATCAGCCGGTAGAGTTTTTCCACCACGGCGTCTGCATGTTTGCGCTCTGCGTCGCTGCATTCGATTTTCTTCGTCATCCTTGTCAGATCGTATAGCAGCTAAACAGTCTCTCGTCGAGAGTGAAAAGGAAGCTGGCAAAGTTTGTGATTAAGGCGGCCGGGCTCTAGTTTAGCCTTGTGTCACTAGTCCGGAGCTTTCAGAAAGCCATGCTGTCCGACGCAATACGCGCCCTGAGAGAAACATTCTCGCCGCCCTTCCGGCAAACCATGTGGCTTTCTCTCGGCCTCACCGTTTTCATCCTTGTGCTTTTCGGCGCGGGCCTTCAATGGGCGCTGACCGCCATTCCGGAGTTCGGGCCCGATCTTGCGGGCGGCTGGGTCGACACGATCCTGCAATTCATCGCCCGGTTTCTCGCGGTTATCGTGCTGATCCCGCTCGTCCATCCCGTGGTGACACTGGTTGCCGGTTTCTTTCTCGAAACGATTGCCGCGCGGGTCGAGGCGGAGGACTATCCCGCCGATCCGCCGGGCAACGACCAGCCTTTCCTGCAATCGCTCGTCGTCGCACTGCGATTCACGCTGGTCCTCATCGTCGTGAACCTGCTGGCGTTGCCGCTTTATCTTCTGCCCTTCGTCAATGTTGCGCTCTTCTGGGTGATCAACGGCTACCTGATCGGCCGGGAATATTTCGAGCTCGTCGCGCTTCGCCACGTATCGACGACGGAAGCCGAACTCCTGAGGAAACGCTACCGCGCACGCATCTTCCTTGCGGGTGTCGTCATTGCTCTCTTCACGACCGTGCCGGTGCTCAATCTCTTTGCGCCCCTTTTCGCCACCGCCTTGATGGTCCATACCTACAAGCGCCTCGCCGCCGGAAGCCGGATATGAGCAAGACATGAAAAAGCGACATCTCATTGCATTGCTGGTGCCGTTTGCGCTTGCCGCCTGCGCGGCGCCGGGTACCGGGGGGACGGGCCCGAGCACCTCGCTTGCGCCGGGGCCTCTCAAATCCGCGAACCTTGTCGGCGTTGCGCCCTCCGCCATTTCCTCCCGTCTCGGCGCGCCGGATTTTCGTCGCACCGAGCCGCAGGCGGAGATATGGCAATATGCAGGCGGCGAGTGCAGCCTCTTCGTCTATTTTTACAAGACGGCGGGCGGCGCGCTCGGCGCCCGATATGTCGATGCGCGCAAGCTGGAAGGCGGCGCCGCCGACCGCGACGCATGCCTCGCATCGGTGATCGCGAAGCGCAACGCGCCGATTTCCTAGGCAGGCACCGTCTTCGCCTTGAACTGGCAGAGATCGCTCACCGGGCAGGCCGGGCAGTCGGGCTTGCGCGCCTTGCAGACATAGCGTCCATGCAGGATCAACCAGTGATGTGCGTGAAGCCGGTAGGCGGCGGGCACGACCTTCTCGAGCTTCTGTTCGACGGCGACGACATCCTTTCCCGGCGCAAGCCCGGTCCGGTTCGAGACGCGGAAGATATGCGTGTCGACCGCGATGGTCGGTTCGCCGAAGGCGACGTTCAGCACCACATTGGCCGTCTTGCGGCCGACACCCGGCAGCGCCTGCAAGGCATCGCGGTCATGCGGCACCTCACCGCCATGCTCCTCGATCAGCATCCTCGAAAGCGCGATGACGTTCTTCGCCTTGTTGCGATAAAGCCCGATGGTTTTGATGTGCTTCGTCAGTCCCGCCTCGCCCAGCTTCAGCATTTTCTGCGGCGTATCGACGGTCTTGAAAAGCTCCTTCGTCGCCTTGTTGACGCCGGTATCGGTCGCTTGCGCCGAAAGCACCACGGCGACCAGAAGCGTATAGACATTTCTGTATTCGAGTTCCGTCTTCGGCTCGGGCAAGGCCGCCGCGAGCCGCCGGAAAAACTCCTCGATGTCTGGCTTTTTCATCGGCATGGGGGGTGAACTTTGTACATAACCGGCCTGCGTCGCAAGGCCGTATTGCGGCCGGGGATTGGCCGCCCTACTCTTTCCCCATGCAGGAACCCCTGACCGCCGCGCCCTTGGAGCCGCCGCTCCACTTCAATGCGCTCATCACGCCACATCGCTCGCTTTCGGCGCGCGACTTCGTGATCGTGATCGGCATTGTCGCGGCGGTGAATTTCACCGCCGGCATAGTCTTCATGCTGAAAGGCGCCTGGCCGGTCTTCGGTTTTTGCGGGCTCGAAGTGCTGCTCG
Above is a window of Parvibaculum lavamentivorans DS-1 DNA encoding:
- a CDS encoding tyrosine-type recombinase/integrase, which encodes MLTDAAIKALRPRDKMYKVTDRDGMYVLVSPTGALTFRFDYRLNGRRETVIIGRYGPTGVSLARAREKLIEAKLMIQDGVSPAFEKRREKRRIKEAKSFGEFGERWLQDARMADSTRAMRRTIFERDILPTFRNRLLHEILPEDLRAMCEKVKARGAPATAVHVRDIVKLIFAFAILHGEKVSNPADEVGPSSIATFVPKDRSLSPSEIRIMLTQLEHVATLPTIRLGMKLFLLSMVRKSELQDAVWDEVDFENAVWSIPKERMKRSKAHNVYLSQQMLDIFIALKTCAGNSKYVLPSRYDADAPMSRATFNRITVAVVERAKKEGLPLEAFTIHDLRRTGSTLLNEVGFNSDWIEKCLAHEDGRSSRGIYNKAEYEHQRRHMMQEWSNLVDAWVAGQKYTPTLYPPRMDLLTPEFDA
- a CDS encoding methyltransferase family protein gives rise to the protein MQKLLPPHLFLIALVSMIALHVAQPEPRWAGDTQLLAGLAFAAVFLALAFIGAAQFRRHRTNIHTFRKPDTLVTSGLFRWTRNPMYLGFAGALAGAAIAMNCVSGLVITLLYVLIADRWYIRFEERTMAETFGPAYAEYRAKTRRWI
- a CDS encoding MarR family winged helix-turn-helix transcriptional regulator, encoding MTKKIECSDAERKHADAVVEKLYRLMVRAHEFDARPREFGTGAALSRAEIHTVQAVGLAGEINMTGLAAALGVTKGAASQMVARLAGKGLIEKRANPKSGREVSLLLTPLGKRGHIQHEKFHRQMAVSFKAALGTAFTERLDLFSEALDGLLDVIEVHEKRTGER
- a CDS encoding sulfate transporter family protein, whose amino-acid sequence is MLSDAIRALRETFSPPFRQTMWLSLGLTVFILVLFGAGLQWALTAIPEFGPDLAGGWVDTILQFIARFLAVIVLIPLVHPVVTLVAGFFLETIAARVEAEDYPADPPGNDQPFLQSLVVALRFTLVLIVVNLLALPLYLLPFVNVALFWVINGYLIGREYFELVALRHVSTTEAELLRKRYRARIFLAGVVIALFTTVPVLNLFAPLFATALMVHTYKRLAAGSRI
- the nth gene encoding endonuclease III, with product MPMKKPDIEEFFRRLAAALPEPKTELEYRNVYTLLVAVVLSAQATDTGVNKATKELFKTVDTPQKMLKLGEAGLTKHIKTIGLYRNKAKNVIALSRMLIEEHGGEVPHDRDALQALPGVGRKTANVVLNVAFGEPTIAVDTHIFRVSNRTGLAPGKDVVAVEQKLEKVVPAAYRLHAHHWLILHGRYVCKARKPDCPACPVSDLCQFKAKTVPA